The following proteins are encoded in a genomic region of Candidatus Zymogenus saltonus:
- a CDS encoding DNA-binding protein: protein MRIRNEENGFLIRLDMGEPLLDSIICFAKERSIEAAFLWGLGAVKDVTLGYYDIENKRYEKNRYDGTLELVSLTGNLARTDEGAFVHAHAVISNSANETIGGHVFSMVTAATVEIYLIPLKPGLSRKHDERTGLKLLDI, encoded by the coding sequence ATGCGGATTCGTAATGAAGAAAACGGGTTCCTTATCAGGCTTGATATGGGAGAGCCTCTCCTCGACTCGATAATCTGCTTCGCAAAAGAGCGTAGTATCGAGGCCGCCTTCCTCTGGGGGCTGGGTGCGGTGAAGGATGTCACCCTCGGCTATTACGACATCGAAAACAAGAGATATGAGAAGAACAGGTACGACGGGACATTGGAGCTTGTTTCGCTCACCGGAAATCTCGCCCGAACCGACGAGGGGGCGTTTGTCCATGCCCATGCGGTAATCTCAAACAGCGCTAACGAAACGATCGGCGGACACGTTTTTTCTATGGTCACCGCCGCCACAGTGGAGATTTACTTGATCCCCCTAAAACCGGGCCTTTCGAGGAAACACGACGAGAGAACCGGGCTTAAGCTGCTCGACATATGA
- a CDS encoding D-glycerate dehydrogenase: MKKKVLVTRRIPEAGIEILDQRYIVTVYDAETPLKKKALIKRASDCDGLLTLLTDRIDAEVIDSLPGLKGIANYAVGFDNIDIATATSRGIAVSNTPGVLTDATADLAMALIFAAGRRIVEADLFTRSGRWKGWEPTQFLGADIYGATIGIVGMGNIGKAVAVRAHGLGMKIIYQNEERVNNIEKELKAKYLHLDQLLSSADFVTLHVPLTEETRHLIGERELKMMKETAYLINTSRGKVVDESALVSALKSGEIAGAGLDVFENEPEIDRGLLKLKNAVILPHIGSATRTARTKMATMAAENLTAMLEGGKIPNLVNPEYKNLKQ, translated from the coding sequence ATGAAAAAGAAGGTTCTTGTAACGAGGAGGATACCGGAGGCTGGAATCGAGATACTTGATCAGAGATACATTGTGACCGTGTACGACGCGGAGACCCCCCTGAAGAAAAAGGCGCTGATCAAAAGGGCTTCAGACTGCGACGGCCTCCTGACGCTTCTCACAGACAGGATCGACGCCGAGGTTATCGACTCGTTACCGGGATTAAAAGGAATCGCCAACTACGCCGTCGGCTTCGACAACATCGACATCGCCACCGCCACAAGCCGTGGGATCGCGGTGTCAAACACCCCGGGGGTCCTGACCGACGCCACGGCGGACCTCGCGATGGCCTTAATCTTCGCCGCGGGAAGGAGAATCGTCGAGGCGGACCTCTTCACGAGAAGCGGTAGATGGAAGGGGTGGGAGCCGACCCAGTTTCTGGGCGCGGACATATACGGGGCCACAATCGGGATTGTGGGGATGGGAAACATCGGGAAGGCAGTGGCGGTGCGGGCGCACGGCCTCGGCATGAAGATCATCTATCAGAACGAGGAGAGGGTCAATAATATCGAGAAAGAGCTCAAGGCCAAATACCTCCATCTCGACCAGCTCCTCTCTTCGGCGGACTTCGTCACGCTCCACGTCCCGCTGACCGAGGAGACGAGACACCTCATCGGCGAGAGGGAGCTTAAAATGATGAAGGAGACGGCATATCTCATTAACACCTCCAGGGGAAAGGTGGTCGACGAGAGCGCCCTCGTATCCGCCCTTAAAAGCGGCGAGATCGCAGGGGCGGGGCTGGACGTCTTCGAGAATGAGCCGGAGATCGATCGCGGCCTGCTGAAGCTCAAGAACGCCGTTATCCTACCCCACATAGGGAGCGCCACACGGACGGCGAGGACGAAAATGGCGACCATGGCGGCTGAGAATCTGACCGCCATGCTGGAGGGGGGAAAAATCCCGAACCTCGTTAACCCCGAATATAAAAACCTTAAACAGTAA
- the amrS gene encoding AmmeMemoRadiSam system radical SAM enzyme yields the protein MYHASLYTKIENDRTVCRVCRRRCSIPPGGLGYCGTRLNKGGKLMSLIYGRVSTMMVSPIEKKPMYHFYPGSMWLSVGSVGCNFRCPGCQNWEIACAAADLKGDGFFPDGGPKAETENISPELLIEIAKREGAFGISFTYNEPTLWVEYAERSMAEAKGVGLHTNWVTNGYITIEALDMIGPYLDSFRVDIKGFSERAYKEIAGIFDYKGILEVVLRAKEKWGMHVELVTNVIPGVNDKIDELTGLARWIVKEMGPDTPWHITRFFPHYKLLDIPETPVDLLEDIYKMAVDEGLHYPYLGNVSHHRGENTCCPGCGEVVISRRGGVFEESRLKGSRCPECNAEIFGRFPPSRGE from the coding sequence ATGTATCACGCCTCCTTATACACAAAGATCGAAAACGACAGGACCGTCTGCAGGGTCTGCAGGAGGAGGTGCAGCATCCCCCCGGGCGGGCTGGGTTACTGCGGGACGCGGCTCAACAAGGGGGGGAAGCTGATGAGCCTGATCTACGGCCGGGTCTCGACCATGATGGTCTCGCCGATAGAGAAAAAGCCAATGTACCATTTTTATCCCGGGTCGATGTGGCTATCGGTGGGATCGGTGGGGTGCAACTTCAGGTGCCCCGGCTGCCAAAACTGGGAGATCGCCTGCGCCGCCGCCGACCTGAAGGGAGACGGCTTCTTCCCGGACGGGGGGCCTAAGGCCGAGACGGAAAACATATCCCCGGAGCTCCTCATAGAGATCGCGAAGAGGGAGGGCGCCTTCGGGATCTCCTTTACCTACAACGAGCCGACACTCTGGGTAGAGTACGCCGAGAGGTCGATGGCTGAGGCGAAGGGGGTGGGGCTCCACACGAACTGGGTCACGAACGGTTACATAACGATCGAGGCCCTCGACATGATAGGCCCGTACCTCGACTCCTTCAGGGTAGACATAAAGGGTTTTTCGGAGAGGGCCTACAAGGAGATCGCCGGGATATTCGACTACAAGGGGATACTGGAGGTGGTGCTTAGGGCGAAGGAGAAATGGGGGATGCACGTGGAGCTGGTGACGAACGTGATTCCGGGGGTGAACGACAAAATCGATGAGCTGACCGGACTGGCCCGGTGGATAGTGAAGGAGATGGGGCCGGACACCCCCTGGCACATCACGAGGTTCTTCCCGCACTACAAATTGCTGGATATTCCCGAGACGCCCGTTGACCTCCTTGAAGATATATATAAGATGGCGGTGGATGAGGGGCTTCATTACCCCTACCTCGGCAACGTGAGCCACCACCGGGGGGAGAACACCTGCTGTCCAGGCTGCGGCGAGGTTGTCATAAGTAGGAGGGGAGGGGTCTTCGAGGAGTCCCGGCTCAAGGGGAGTAGGTGCCCTGAGTGTAATGCGGAGATCTTCGGGAGGTTTCCTCCGTCAAGGGGGGAGTGA
- a CDS encoding DASS family sodium-coupled anion symporter, which yields MNLPAVKELYKKRRDVIYFALAIAASIVFCLAPLPDTLTFGERVIELSLQGRICMSLLVFAIVLWVTEAIPFAITSLIVMLLMPLLGVTEGLEVATKDGIITITGAADGLKEMVKMSFGNRLFIFFLGVFILSGAFIKSGLGERLTNWLLLFVGTNTRMVILGFIFMGTALSMWITDMAVSALMVPLGVSILKSSDIKPNESNFGKALMIACCWGAVFGGIGTPAGCGPNPIAIEYLRKLAGVEISFIDWMKIGVPASLILVPVGWLVITAIFPPEIKNLPLKREEIKERLKKIGPLTKDEITTLIVFVAVITLWLTGDLIKGLTEGRLVLSMEMVAMAGGLVFFLPGIRLFKSWKEAESLMNWDAIILVMASLSLGLMMYETGAARWLAWVLMGKISHVHIILQIAVVIAAVLVMKLFLASNTVTGIIIIPLLITLAGDLYISPWFLVAPAAYTASLGVILLTQSPTNIIPFTSGYFSAKDFALSGTILTIVMIAVLTAVFVFIGPLTGMYRF from the coding sequence ATGAACCTTCCAGCAGTTAAAGAGCTTTATAAAAAGAGAAGGGACGTTATCTACTTCGCCCTTGCGATCGCCGCATCCATCGTTTTCTGCCTTGCCCCCCTCCCCGACACCCTTACCTTCGGGGAGAGGGTCATCGAGCTTTCCCTTCAGGGTAGAATCTGCATGTCGCTTCTGGTATTTGCCATAGTGCTCTGGGTTACCGAGGCTATCCCCTTTGCGATCACCTCCCTCATCGTGATGCTTCTCATGCCGCTTCTGGGTGTCACCGAGGGGCTCGAGGTCGCGACAAAGGATGGGATAATCACAATCACTGGCGCCGCCGACGGCCTCAAGGAGATGGTCAAGATGAGCTTCGGAAACAGGCTCTTCATCTTCTTCCTTGGGGTCTTTATCCTGTCGGGGGCGTTTATTAAATCGGGCCTGGGCGAGAGGCTCACCAACTGGCTCCTCCTCTTCGTGGGGACGAACACCCGCATGGTGATACTCGGCTTCATCTTCATGGGAACGGCCCTCTCCATGTGGATCACCGACATGGCGGTCTCAGCCCTTATGGTCCCCCTGGGGGTCAGCATCCTGAAGTCCTCCGACATAAAGCCGAACGAGAGCAACTTCGGAAAAGCCTTGATGATAGCCTGCTGCTGGGGGGCGGTTTTCGGCGGGATCGGCACGCCCGCAGGCTGCGGGCCGAACCCGATCGCCATCGAGTATTTGAGGAAGCTCGCCGGGGTGGAGATCTCGTTCATAGACTGGATGAAGATAGGCGTCCCGGCGTCGCTCATTCTTGTACCTGTCGGGTGGCTCGTCATCACGGCGATCTTCCCCCCGGAGATCAAGAACCTTCCCCTGAAGAGGGAGGAAATCAAGGAGAGGCTTAAGAAGATCGGCCCCCTGACGAAGGACGAGATTACGACCTTGATCGTCTTTGTCGCCGTAATCACCCTCTGGCTTACCGGCGACCTGATCAAAGGCCTCACGGAGGGGAGGCTCGTCCTCTCCATGGAGATGGTCGCCATGGCCGGGGGACTAGTCTTTTTCCTTCCGGGAATAAGGCTCTTTAAGAGCTGGAAGGAGGCGGAGTCTCTGATGAACTGGGACGCCATCATTCTCGTCATGGCTTCGCTGTCTTTGGGGCTTATGATGTACGAGACTGGCGCCGCCCGCTGGCTCGCCTGGGTGCTGATGGGAAAGATCTCGCATGTCCACATCATCCTCCAGATCGCCGTAGTCATCGCCGCCGTCCTCGTGATGAAGCTTTTTCTCGCCTCCAACACCGTCACGGGCATAATTATTATCCCCTTACTCATAACGCTGGCCGGCGACCTCTACATCTCCCCCTGGTTTCTCGTGGCGCCCGCGGCCTACACCGCCTCTCTCGGCGTTATATTACTGACCCAGTCGCCCACGAACATCATCCCCTTCACGTCCGGCTACTTCAGCGCGAAGGACTTCGCCCTCTCCGGGACGATCCTTACCATAGTCATGATCGCCGTTTTGACCGCCGTGTTTGTCTTCATAGGGCCGCTGACCGGGATGTACAGGTTTTAA